Proteins found in one Labrenzia sp. VG12 genomic segment:
- a CDS encoding NAD-dependent epimerase/dehydratase family protein, with translation MKTVLVTGSAGFIGYYLCTRLLQDGFRVIGLDAMTDYYDVRLKQRRQQMLLQHEHFTAVNDRVETPDLLMSLFRAETPDVVIHLAAQAGVRYSIEQPRSYLESNICGTFELLEAARAYPPEHMLLASTSSAYGANSEMPYTETDKADHQMSFYAATKKATESMAHSYAHLYHLPVTMFRFFTVYGPWGRPDMALFKFTKAILEDRPIDVYNHGDMRRDFTYVEDLVEGIRLLIDAVPQRLEEGEAVPKGDSLSPVAPWRVVNIGNSNSVQLTDFIEAIEAATGKRAERNLMPMQAGDVPATWANADLLQKLTGYRPKTNVQEGVAKFVTWYRDYYGV, from the coding sequence ATGAAAACCGTTCTGGTGACCGGCTCTGCGGGTTTTATCGGCTATTACCTCTGCACCCGCTTGCTGCAGGATGGTTTTCGGGTCATCGGTCTCGATGCGATGACCGACTATTATGATGTCCGGCTCAAACAGAGACGTCAGCAAATGCTGTTGCAGCACGAGCATTTCACAGCGGTGAACGACCGGGTTGAAACACCGGATCTCCTGATGTCGCTGTTCCGCGCCGAAACGCCCGACGTCGTCATTCACCTGGCAGCGCAGGCCGGCGTGCGTTATTCGATCGAACAGCCGCGATCCTATCTGGAAAGCAATATCTGCGGCACGTTCGAACTGCTGGAAGCGGCAAGAGCCTACCCGCCGGAGCATATGTTGCTGGCATCGACCTCTTCGGCCTATGGCGCCAACTCCGAGATGCCATATACGGAGACCGACAAGGCCGACCATCAGATGTCGTTTTACGCCGCGACCAAGAAGGCGACGGAATCGATGGCACATTCCTATGCGCATCTCTATCACCTGCCAGTCACCATGTTCCGCTTCTTCACGGTGTATGGTCCATGGGGGCGGCCCGACATGGCGCTGTTCAAGTTCACCAAGGCCATTCTCGAGGATCGCCCGATCGACGTTTACAACCACGGCGACATGAGGCGCGACTTTACCTATGTGGAAGACCTGGTCGAGGGCATTCGCCTGTTGATAGACGCCGTGCCCCAACGGCTGGAAGAAGGCGAAGCCGTGCCGAAAGGTGACAGCCTGTCGCCGGTTGCTCCCTGGCGCGTGGTCAATATCGGCAATTCCAATTCCGTTCAGCTGACCGATTTCATCGAGGCGATCGAGGCGGCCACCGGCAAGCGGGCCGAGCGCAACCTGATGCCGATGCAGGCCGGCGATGTGCCGGCCACCTGGGCCAACGCGGATCTTCTGCA